In the genome of Pseudomonas putida, one region contains:
- a CDS encoding SulP family inorganic anion transporter, which translates to MLQKLRQTWFSNVRADVLAGLVVALALIPEAIAFSIIAGVDPKVGLYASFCICAVIAFVGGRPGMISAATGAMALLMVTLVKEHGLQYLLAATLLCGVLQILAGYLKLGSLMRFVSRSVVTGFVNALAILIFMAQLPELTNVTWHVYAMTAAGLGIIYLFPYVPKIGKVIPSPLVCILTLTAIAIYLGLDIRTVGDMGQLPDTLPIFLWPEVPLNFETLRIIFPYSAALAVVGLLESMMTATIVDDLTDTTSNKNRECKGQGVANIAAGMLGGMAGCAMIGQSIINVKSGGRTRLSTLCAGVFLLLMVVFLGEWLSKIPMAALVAVMIMVSIGTFSWDSLRNLKEHPLSTNLVMVATVVVVVATHNLAYGVLVGVLLASLFFANKVGHYLDIKSTLEETKSHRTYRVVGQVFFSSADKFTEVFDFKEALNKVTIDLTQAHFWDITAVAALDKVVIKFRREGAEVEVLGLNEASATIVDRFGVHDKPGAIDKLMSH; encoded by the coding sequence ATGCTGCAAAAACTTAGACAAACGTGGTTTTCCAACGTCCGTGCCGACGTGCTCGCGGGGCTGGTGGTCGCACTCGCGCTGATCCCGGAAGCCATCGCCTTTTCCATCATCGCCGGGGTAGATCCCAAAGTCGGTCTCTACGCCTCCTTCTGTATCTGTGCTGTCATCGCCTTTGTCGGCGGGCGCCCCGGAATGATCTCGGCGGCGACAGGCGCCATGGCACTGCTGATGGTTACGCTGGTAAAAGAGCATGGACTCCAGTACCTGCTGGCCGCGACGCTACTATGTGGCGTACTTCAAATCCTTGCCGGCTACCTGAAGCTCGGCTCGTTGATGCGCTTTGTTTCACGCTCGGTAGTCACCGGCTTCGTAAACGCATTAGCGATTCTGATTTTTATGGCGCAATTGCCTGAGCTGACCAATGTCACCTGGCATGTCTATGCCATGACCGCTGCGGGCCTGGGAATCATCTACCTGTTCCCGTATGTACCGAAAATCGGCAAGGTGATTCCCTCTCCATTGGTGTGCATTCTGACGCTGACTGCCATCGCCATTTACCTCGGTTTGGATATCCGCACCGTCGGTGACATGGGCCAACTGCCTGATACGCTCCCGATCTTCCTCTGGCCTGAAGTTCCGCTGAATTTTGAAACCCTGCGCATCATTTTCCCGTACTCGGCTGCGTTGGCAGTAGTGGGTCTACTCGAATCAATGATGACCGCGACCATCGTCGACGACCTTACCGACACCACCAGCAACAAAAACCGCGAGTGCAAAGGCCAGGGTGTGGCCAACATCGCTGCCGGCATGCTTGGCGGCATGGCAGGTTGCGCCATGATCGGCCAGTCGATCATCAACGTGAAATCTGGTGGCCGCACCCGTCTCTCGACATTGTGTGCCGGCGTTTTCCTGCTGCTGATGGTGGTATTTCTTGGCGAGTGGCTCTCCAAAATCCCTATGGCGGCACTCGTGGCTGTGATGATCATGGTGTCCATCGGCACCTTTAGCTGGGATTCCTTGCGTAATCTGAAAGAGCATCCGCTGTCGACCAACCTCGTCATGGTGGCGACCGTCGTGGTCGTCGTGGCCACTCACAATCTGGCTTACGGCGTACTGGTAGGTGTGCTGCTGGCCTCCCTGTTCTTCGCAAACAAGGTCGGGCACTACCTGGATATCAAGAGCACTCTTGAAGAGACGAAATCGCATCGGACTTACCGCGTCGTGGGCCAGGTGTTCTTTAGCTCTGCGGACAAGTTCACTGAGGTTTTTGACTTCAAGGAGGCGCTCAACAAGGTCACCATCGATCTCACACAGGCGCATTTCTGGGATATCACCGCCGTCGCAGCGCTGGATAAGGTCGTGATCAAGTTCCGACGCGAAGGCGCTGAGGTTGAAGTGCTCGGTCTCAATGAAGCCAGCGCGACAATCGTTGACCGCTTCGGCGTGCATGACAAACCCGGTGCCATCGACAAGCTCATGAGCCACTAA
- a CDS encoding LysR substrate-binding domain-containing protein, producing MNDFGPSPASTRLPHLGLLLAFRTVAELGSFTRAANALHLSQSAISQQVVKLEEVLQSQLFERSTRSVVLTAAGKQLLDDLKVPLEQLIGALNRCSRRNQPPVLHIETEPVISAFWLTPRLRHFTKKFPEVQIQQILSTQRVEFPKQVEVAIKWGGEQWPGFDAEYFLSLNYVPVCSPALLEGSPPLRSPSDLAKHSLLHDRNYQDWKRWHAVYPDEHLNVENGHVVTDSNVLAQMAIEGYGVALCAMELIERQLRSGELVIPFPEMTMRHPLAYYILTRPQHTLSPTARSFIEWLRSMVVEP from the coding sequence ATGAATGATTTTGGCCCTTCGCCTGCCTCTACACGCCTGCCACACCTTGGTCTGCTGCTGGCCTTTCGCACAGTTGCAGAGCTGGGAAGCTTTACGCGCGCTGCAAATGCGCTTCATCTCTCCCAGTCCGCGATCAGCCAGCAAGTCGTTAAACTTGAAGAGGTTCTACAATCTCAGTTGTTCGAACGATCCACACGTTCAGTGGTGCTGACGGCTGCCGGCAAACAGCTACTGGATGATCTCAAAGTGCCGCTAGAGCAACTGATCGGTGCGCTTAATCGATGCTCACGTAGAAACCAGCCCCCGGTTCTGCATATTGAAACCGAGCCAGTGATTAGCGCTTTTTGGTTGACGCCACGCCTCAGGCATTTCACAAAGAAATTTCCAGAAGTACAGATTCAGCAGATTCTAAGTACACAGCGAGTGGAGTTTCCTAAGCAGGTCGAGGTGGCAATAAAATGGGGAGGGGAGCAATGGCCGGGTTTCGATGCGGAGTATTTCTTGAGTTTGAACTACGTGCCGGTTTGCTCTCCCGCCTTACTTGAGGGATCGCCTCCACTGCGCAGCCCCTCTGATTTGGCTAAGCACAGCTTACTTCATGATCGAAACTACCAAGACTGGAAGCGATGGCATGCTGTTTATCCTGACGAACATCTGAACGTAGAGAACGGTCACGTTGTCACCGACTCCAACGTATTAGCTCAGATGGCGATTGAAGGGTATGGCGTTGCGCTCTGTGCGATGGAACTAATCGAGCGACAGCTGCGAAGCGGTGAGTTGGTCATCCCTTTTCCAGAGATGACCATGCGACACCCACTTGCGTATTACATCCTTACTCGACCGCAGCACACGTTAAGTCCAACAGCCAGAAGCTTTATCGAATGGCTGCGGAGTATGGTGGTTGAGCCGTAG
- a CDS encoding BCCT family transporter, whose product MSNLHDSTLAPRKDVPLIATSIVVVGTIVAALTVFPDEAKTLADQLFTQATMTFGSLVQLLGFFCVLLIVGLAFSKYGNIRLGSGKPEYGNTSWVFMFICAGLGSATMYWAFMEWAYYYLTPGLGIAGSTPQALDYSIAYSFFHWGITPWAIYGIASLALAYHFHVRRNKGLSLAAVVEAITGLRAHGPVGRIIDVIFLFATFGGLVLTMTLTTSTVAKGLSDLTGISDGFVTKAALVLAVTVVFSASSWIGIGSGMQRLAHMACGMTLAFGLVVLLLGPTLFILNNLTNAIGLSVQNFVQMSLSTDPNGSGEFSRGWTVFYWLYWITYTPGVAIFVTRVSRGRTIREVIMAMVLGGCGGCWFFFGSLQSYAIHEFITGAINAPAMLSGAGGEAAVSMLLNSLPMGKLFSVLYFLLMLVFLASHLDAVAYTVAATSTRNLREGDDPTPGLRLFWCIMLAALPLAMLYINASLHTLKTAVILSAIPFILILLVKIWGLLKWLREDYGSVPAQQIVEEAMKQREEIEIPLPSVEARTREALA is encoded by the coding sequence ATGAGTAATCTTCACGACTCTACCCTTGCCCCCCGCAAGGACGTCCCCCTCATCGCCACCAGCATCGTTGTCGTGGGCACGATCGTAGCGGCCCTAACAGTGTTCCCAGATGAAGCCAAAACCTTGGCTGATCAGCTGTTCACTCAGGCTACGATGACCTTCGGCTCCCTCGTACAACTGCTTGGCTTTTTTTGCGTATTACTCATCGTCGGATTAGCGTTCAGCAAATATGGAAATATTCGGTTGGGCTCCGGCAAGCCTGAGTATGGCAATACCAGCTGGGTCTTCATGTTCATCTGTGCAGGCCTTGGATCGGCAACCATGTATTGGGCCTTCATGGAATGGGCTTATTACTACCTGACGCCAGGGCTGGGCATCGCGGGCTCTACTCCGCAGGCGCTCGACTACAGCATCGCCTATTCCTTCTTCCACTGGGGCATCACGCCGTGGGCCATCTACGGCATTGCCTCACTAGCTCTGGCTTACCACTTTCACGTCCGGCGCAATAAGGGCTTGAGCCTGGCAGCAGTTGTTGAGGCAATTACAGGCCTCAGAGCACATGGGCCGGTGGGGCGAATCATTGACGTGATCTTCCTGTTCGCAACGTTCGGCGGTCTCGTTTTGACCATGACCCTCACGACCTCCACAGTCGCCAAGGGCCTATCCGACCTGACCGGCATCTCTGATGGTTTTGTGACGAAAGCCGCTCTCGTTTTGGCCGTGACCGTAGTGTTTTCCGCGAGTTCCTGGATCGGCATCGGTTCTGGTATGCAGCGTCTGGCTCATATGGCGTGCGGGATGACTCTCGCATTCGGGCTGGTGGTTTTGTTGCTGGGGCCAACGCTATTCATCTTGAATAACCTCACCAATGCCATCGGCCTCAGCGTGCAAAACTTTGTGCAAATGAGCCTGTCCACCGACCCTAATGGCTCGGGCGAATTTTCTCGCGGCTGGACTGTTTTCTATTGGCTTTACTGGATTACCTATACCCCAGGTGTTGCGATCTTCGTAACTCGAGTATCGCGCGGTCGGACCATTCGCGAGGTCATCATGGCGATGGTGCTCGGCGGTTGCGGAGGTTGCTGGTTCTTCTTCGGCAGCCTGCAGAGCTACGCGATCCACGAGTTCATCACAGGAGCTATCAATGCCCCGGCCATGCTTAGCGGTGCCGGCGGAGAAGCAGCGGTTTCGATGCTTCTGAACAGCCTCCCCATGGGCAAGCTGTTCTCAGTGCTGTATTTCCTCTTGATGCTGGTGTTCCTTGCCTCTCACCTGGACGCTGTTGCTTATACGGTGGCAGCAACCAGCACTCGCAACCTGCGTGAAGGTGATGATCCTACTCCAGGCTTGCGTCTCTTCTGGTGCATCATGCTTGCTGCTCTTCCTTTAGCGATGCTTTACATCAACGCTTCGCTCCACACGCTAAAAACAGCGGTCATCCTCTCGGCTATTCCCTTTATCCTGATCCTGCTCGTAAAAATCTGGGGCCTACTCAAATGGCTGCGTGAGGATTACGGATCGGTACCGGCCCAGCAGATCGTTGAAGAAGCGATGAAGCAGCGGGAGGAGATTGAAATCCCACTCCCCTCCGTCGAAGCGCGTACCCGGGAAGCCCTTGCATGA
- a CDS encoding ubiquinol-cytochrome C chaperone family protein — translation MSRKPGAIQLNLFRKDGVAYDEIVRDVAKHLKVNFADDPVSVIEQEILGKILSRAFEQMTDAERKAILDELGVASYSTAGPAAAIATICAAKAGGFATYKVAAIVANAIAKAILGKGLSFVATGQLMRSISVVIGPVGWAITALWTAADLASPAYRVTVPCVVQLAYMRQKAIMARTVKSCSQCQHPIANTARFCSECGNSAAA, via the coding sequence GTGTCTAGAAAACCAGGGGCGATTCAGCTCAACCTGTTCCGCAAAGATGGGGTTGCGTATGACGAGATCGTCAGAGATGTGGCCAAGCATCTCAAGGTCAATTTCGCAGATGACCCAGTCAGCGTCATTGAGCAGGAGATTCTCGGAAAAATCCTGTCCCGTGCATTCGAACAAATGACTGATGCTGAACGCAAAGCGATCTTGGATGAACTGGGGGTCGCAAGCTACTCGACTGCTGGCCCAGCAGCAGCGATCGCCACCATTTGCGCCGCGAAAGCTGGAGGCTTCGCGACCTATAAGGTCGCAGCAATTGTGGCGAATGCCATTGCGAAGGCCATTCTCGGCAAAGGTCTTTCGTTTGTAGCAACGGGCCAGCTTATGAGGAGCATAAGTGTTGTGATTGGGCCAGTCGGGTGGGCGATTACTGCACTGTGGACAGCCGCTGACCTTGCCAGTCCTGCCTACAGGGTTACGGTTCCATGCGTTGTCCAGCTGGCCTACATGCGCCAGAAAGCGATCATGGCACGTACCGTCAAAAGCTGCAGCCAGTGCCAGCATCCAATCGCGAACACGGCTCGTTTCTGCTCAGAATGCGGAAACTCTGCAGCTGCTTGA
- a CDS encoding universal stress protein, whose product MTRVMACIDNSQSSLAVCDYAAWASQRLSAPLTLLHVLDKEKYPASADLSGNIGLGSREHLLEELAMLDAQRAKLALEHGQHMLEKARERTVHSGAMSPDMKQRHGHLVESLSDLQDDIRLLVIGRVGEDSTRSAQSLGSQIEAIVRTIHRPTLITTSHFRKPETVMVAFDGSATGHKTLQMLASSPLCEGLPIHIVMVGTDSEDNQNALEKARTTLASSGSLVHSEIRPGEVESTLHAYQAEHGIDLLVMGAYGHSRIRQFLIGSTTTTMLRTSTVPLLLLR is encoded by the coding sequence ATGACCCGCGTAATGGCATGCATTGATAACTCACAATCCTCATTGGCGGTCTGCGATTACGCAGCATGGGCCTCGCAACGACTCAGCGCTCCCCTGACCTTGCTTCATGTGCTGGATAAGGAGAAATATCCTGCATCCGCTGACCTCAGCGGCAATATCGGTCTCGGTAGCAGAGAACATCTGCTGGAAGAGTTGGCCATGCTGGATGCGCAGCGGGCAAAACTGGCGTTGGAGCATGGGCAGCACATGCTTGAAAAAGCTCGCGAGCGAACAGTTCACTCTGGCGCCATGTCACCTGATATGAAGCAGCGCCATGGCCATCTCGTCGAGAGCCTGAGCGATCTCCAAGACGATATTCGGTTACTGGTGATTGGAAGAGTCGGTGAGGACAGCACGCGCAGTGCCCAAAGTCTTGGCAGCCAGATTGAAGCGATAGTCCGAACTATCCACCGCCCCACCCTGATTACAACCAGCCATTTCAGGAAACCTGAAACGGTCATGGTGGCATTTGACGGCAGCGCAACAGGCCACAAGACCTTACAGATGCTTGCTTCAAGCCCGCTGTGCGAAGGCCTGCCAATTCATATCGTCATGGTTGGAACGGATTCTGAAGACAACCAGAACGCGCTGGAGAAGGCACGAACCACGCTTGCGTCTTCCGGCTCGCTGGTGCATTCCGAGATCCGCCCAGGCGAAGTAGAGTCCACACTGCATGCGTATCAGGCAGAGCACGGCATTGACCTCTTGGTCATGGGGGCGTACGGGCACTCACGCATCAGGCAGTTTCTGATAGGCAGCACGACCACGACGATGCTGCGTACATCCACTGTACCCTTATTGCTGCTTCGCTGA
- a CDS encoding mandelate racemase/muconate lactonizing enzyme family protein: MKIIDVEAIWLRVPALGQPCEWGEDALVVRIHTDNGLIGIGETDSAPAVVKALIEMPSSHETCQGLRDVLIGENPLEIDRLWQKMYRQTEYVGRRGAGIHAISALDIALWDIAGQFYKVPIHTLLGGKYRDRIPAYGTFIPRPDEAGNRDMLGTLLDQGLTSIKLGGAGFGDDPIKDKQLLKIVREEIGPDIQLQIDLVGRWRNANHAIAQCEALREFDLNWIEEPLPSDDSQGLLRLAKFAGIPVAGGEGLATRHEFAAFLESTHPDIVQPDITRCGGISEMVHISSLAKRHGARLIPHGFSTGILLAATTHFLAASEHGDLLEYSQSDSPLFHSLVRNLLPLEDGSVRVPDLPGLGVELDESLIDRFRVA; this comes from the coding sequence ATGAAGATCATTGATGTTGAAGCAATCTGGCTACGCGTACCTGCACTTGGGCAACCTTGTGAATGGGGTGAGGACGCACTGGTTGTCCGCATTCACACGGACAACGGGCTCATCGGTATCGGCGAAACCGACAGTGCACCGGCAGTGGTGAAGGCCCTGATTGAGATGCCTTCATCTCATGAAACCTGCCAGGGACTACGAGATGTACTGATAGGTGAAAACCCTCTGGAAATTGATCGCCTGTGGCAGAAGATGTATCGCCAAACCGAGTACGTGGGCCGTCGCGGTGCAGGTATTCATGCGATCAGTGCCTTGGACATTGCGCTTTGGGACATCGCGGGACAGTTTTATAAAGTCCCAATTCATACGCTGCTGGGCGGAAAATACCGTGATCGAATTCCAGCCTATGGCACTTTCATCCCTCGCCCCGACGAGGCCGGTAACAGGGACATGCTTGGCACCTTGCTCGATCAGGGCTTGACCAGCATCAAACTCGGCGGCGCCGGGTTCGGGGATGACCCCATCAAAGACAAGCAATTGCTGAAAATCGTACGCGAAGAGATCGGCCCTGACATTCAGCTTCAAATAGATCTAGTGGGACGGTGGCGCAATGCAAACCATGCGATCGCGCAATGTGAAGCTTTGAGGGAGTTTGATCTGAACTGGATCGAAGAGCCCCTCCCCTCAGACGATAGCCAGGGTCTTCTGCGCCTTGCGAAATTTGCCGGCATTCCCGTCGCCGGAGGCGAAGGTCTAGCCACTCGGCATGAGTTTGCAGCATTTCTGGAGTCCACACACCCAGACATTGTTCAGCCCGATATAACGCGCTGTGGCGGAATCAGTGAGATGGTGCACATTAGCTCGCTGGCTAAGCGGCATGGGGCGCGCCTGATACCGCATGGTTTCAGCACCGGCATATTGCTCGCTGCAACGACGCACTTCTTGGCCGCAAGTGAGCATGGAGATTTACTGGAATATTCACAAAGTGACAGCCCGCTGTTCCACAGCTTAGTGCGCAATCTGCTGCCATTGGAAGATGGCAGTGTCCGTGTCCCTGATTTACCGGGCTTGGGTGTAGAACTCGATGAATCGTTAATTGATCGATTCCGCGTCGCGTAA
- a CDS encoding IS3 family transposase (programmed frameshift): MSRQRYPEEFKIEAVKQVTEKGKPVADVAQRLGMSVHSLYAWIKVYSKPQEQRQQDDDQQAELRKLRAELKRVTEERDNLKKGRRVLCQGVRLKYAFIKKHSTDYPVRRLCQTLKVHPSGYYAWLAEPQSARAKEDQRLLGLIKHAWLESGGVYGYRKIHDDLRELGEECGRNRVRRLMQAEGLRSQTGYRRRPGFYGGKPTVASPNHLARQFKVSEPNKVWVTDITYIRTYEGWLYLAVVLDLFSRQVIGWSMKPRMCSDLAIDAMLMAVWRRKPQQQVMIHSDQGSQFSSSDWKSFLKANNVISSMSRRGNCHDNAVAESFFQLLKRERIRRKIYTTREEARSDIFDYIEMFYNPKRRHSSAMQLSPVEYEKRYFLSLESV, from the exons ATGAGTCGTCAGCGTTACCCCGAAGAATTCAAGATCGAAGCGGTCAAGCAAGTGACCGAGAAAGGCAAACCTGTCGCCGATGTCGCCCAGCGCCTGGGCATGTCCGTGCACAGTCTTTACGCCTGGATCAAGGTCTACAGCAAGCCCCAAGAGCAGCGTCAGCAAGACGACGATCAGCAGGCCGAACTGCGCAAGCTACGCGCTGAACTCAAGCGCGTGACGGAAGAGCGAGACA ATCTTAAAAAAGGCCGCCGCGTACTTTGCCAAGGAGTGCGGCTGAAGTACGCCTTCATCAAGAAGCACTCGACTGATTACCCGGTGCGGCGCCTTTGCCAAACCCTCAAGGTGCACCCCAGCGGCTATTACGCCTGGCTGGCCGAGCCTCAATCTGCCCGAGCAAAAGAAGATCAACGTCTGCTTGGCTTGATCAAACACGCTTGGCTGGAAAGCGGAGGTGTATACGGCTACCGCAAAATTCACGATGACCTGCGTGAGCTGGGAGAGGAATGCGGCCGAAATCGAGTCAGGCGCTTGATGCAGGCGGAGGGGCTGCGTTCTCAAACGGGCTATCGGCGGCGTCCAGGGTTCTATGGTGGAAAACCAACAGTGGCCTCGCCCAACCACCTCGCGCGGCAGTTCAAGGTAAGTGAGCCGAACAAGGTCTGGGTGACAGATATCACTTACATCCGCACCTATGAAGGGTGGCTCTACCTCGCGGTAGTGCTGGATCTGTTCTCACGCCAAGTAATTGGTTGGTCAATGAAGCCAAGGATGTGCAGCGACCTGGCTATCGACGCGATGTTGATGGCTGTTTGGCGACGCAAGCCTCAGCAGCAAGTTATGATTCACTCAGATCAAGGCAGTCAGTTCAGTAGCTCGGATTGGAAAAGCTTTTTGAAGGCCAACAATGTAATCAGCAGCATGAGCCGGCGGGGAAACTGCCACGACAATGCTGTAGCCGAGAGCTTTTTCCAGCTTTTGAAGCGAGAGCGAATCCGACGAAAGATCTACACAACCCGTGAAGAAGCCCGAAGTGATATTTTCGATTACATCGAGATGTTCTATAACCCTAAACGCCGACACAGCAGTGCTATGCAGCTGTCTCCAGTAGAGTATGAGAAACGCTATTTCCTGAGCTTGGAGAGTGTCTAG
- a CDS encoding NUDIX hydrolase has protein sequence MQLITEIVHPELKSKQGRVFRRHAARGIVMRGEQILLLFTERYNDFSFPGGGLDGDEDIVAGLKRELEEETGAREIQVLQHYGYIEEYRPYQKPQYDLMHMTSHFYQCEVAPQLEPVRMESHEIANGMRPVWINLHEAIAHNEAVMQRHESSMGQSILRETYMLRKVASELLMPISL, from the coding sequence ATGCAACTCATAACTGAAATTGTTCACCCCGAGCTGAAATCCAAGCAGGGCAGAGTATTCCGTCGACATGCAGCTCGCGGCATCGTGATGCGGGGTGAACAGATCCTGTTGCTGTTCACCGAGCGCTATAACGATTTCAGCTTTCCTGGAGGCGGCCTTGATGGTGACGAGGACATTGTCGCAGGCCTGAAGCGTGAGCTTGAGGAAGAGACTGGTGCTCGTGAAATACAGGTGCTCCAGCACTACGGTTACATCGAGGAGTACCGGCCCTACCAAAAGCCACAGTACGATCTGATGCACATGACCTCGCATTTTTATCAATGCGAAGTAGCGCCCCAGCTAGAGCCGGTGAGAATGGAAAGCCACGAAATCGCTAATGGTATGCGGCCTGTCTGGATCAACCTGCATGAAGCCATCGCACACAATGAAGCCGTCATGCAGCGTCACGAGTCTTCGATGGGGCAGTCAATTCTGCGCGAAACCTACATGCTGAGAAAAGTCGCTTCCGAATTGTTGATGCCAATCAGCCTTTGA
- a CDS encoding IS3 family transposase (programmed frameshift), whose product MTKQRRTFTPEFKHEAACLVLDQGYSHAEAARSLGLVESALRRWVNQLQQERGGVTPASKALTPEQQKIQELEARITRLEREKSIPKKGYRALDVGRSRAYALIRQLSDHEPVDCLCEVFEVTRSSYYAHRHRRRTPDVERLRLRSRVNELFTRGRSAPGSRTIMAMMQEEGEQIGRFKVRSLMRELALISKQPGSHAYKKATGERPDIPNTLNRAFDVEAPNQVWCGDITYVWAQGKWHYLAVVLDLYARRVVGWALSEKPDGDLVVKALDVAYEQRGKPQGLLFHSDQGSQYGSRQFRQRLWRYRMRQSMSRRGNCWDNAPMERVFRSLKSEWKPTTGYLTGQQAQRDIGQYLMGHYNWIRPHLFNDGLAPAKAEEKLKTVSGIS is encoded by the exons ATGACCAAGCAACGCCGTACCTTTACCCCTGAGTTCAAGCACGAAGCTGCCTGCCTGGTGCTCGATCAAGGCTACAGCCATGCCGAAGCGGCCCGTTCGCTCGGCTTGGTCGAATCGGCCCTACGCCGATGGGTTAATCAGCTTCAGCAGGAGCGCGGCGGCGTTACGCCGGCCAGCAAAGCGTTGACGCCAGAGCAGCAAAAAATCCAAGAGTTGGAAGCCCGGATCACGCGCCTTGAACGCGAGAAATCGATAC CTAAAAAAGGCTACCGCGCTCTTGATGTCGGAAGATCTCGAGCGTACGCGCTGATCCGCCAGCTCAGCGACCATGAGCCCGTTGATTGTTTGTGCGAAGTGTTCGAAGTCACTCGCTCAAGTTACTACGCACATCGTCACAGAAGGCGAACTCCGGACGTTGAACGACTACGGTTGCGCAGTCGAGTGAATGAGTTATTCACGCGAGGTCGAAGTGCGCCTGGCAGCCGTACCATCATGGCAATGATGCAAGAAGAGGGTGAGCAAATCGGGCGGTTCAAGGTACGCAGCCTGATGCGTGAGCTGGCGTTGATCAGCAAGCAGCCAGGATCACATGCGTACAAAAAAGCCACAGGGGAGCGGCCAGATATACCGAATACCTTGAACCGAGCGTTTGATGTCGAAGCTCCAAATCAGGTCTGGTGTGGAGACATCACTTACGTCTGGGCACAGGGCAAATGGCACTATCTGGCAGTTGTTCTGGATCTCTATGCACGCAGAGTGGTTGGCTGGGCCTTATCAGAAAAGCCGGATGGAGACCTGGTGGTCAAAGCGCTGGACGTCGCCTACGAACAACGTGGAAAGCCTCAAGGACTCCTGTTCCACTCTGACCAGGGATCGCAATATGGCAGCCGTCAGTTCCGCCAGAGACTGTGGCGCTACCGCATGCGCCAGAGCATGAGCCGCCGAGGCAACTGTTGGGATAATGCACCGATGGAGCGAGTCTTTCGCAGCTTGAAATCAGAGTGGAAACCGACCACGGGCTACCTGACCGGGCAGCAAGCTCAACGAGACATTGGCCAATACCTGATGGGCCACTACAACTGGATCCGGCCTCATCTGTTCAACGATGGACTGGCTCCGGCGAAAGCTGAAGAAAAACTCAAAACCGTGTCCGGGATAAGTTGA